From the genome of Eucalyptus grandis isolate ANBG69807.140 chromosome 2, ASM1654582v1, whole genome shotgun sequence, one region includes:
- the LOC104425230 gene encoding iridoid oxidase: MEYCPTWLFWLGLLLPALLFFLLIRKRTKLPPQPPAWPVIGNILDLGTTPHQNLHNFRAKHGPVTWLKLGSVNTMVIQSAQAATEFFKGHDFAFADRKCPHALTALNYDQGSLAVGRYGGYWRVLRRLCSVEFLVTKRVNETVHLRQKCVDNVIVYLEEEMAVKQVTTEQGIDLSHFLFLMAFNVVGNLVLSRDLLDPKSKDGPEFFDAMNRFMEWAGKPNVADFLLWLKWLDPQGIKASMAKDMGRAMKIAEGFVKERLEERKQRGEMRTTNDFLDAVLDYEGNGKEGPRKISSQNIIIIILEMFFAGSETTSSTIEWAMAELLHQPVSMKKAKDEINQIVGLNRKLEESDTEKMPFLQAVVKETLRLHPPLPLLIPRNAIKETNFMGFDIPKDTQVFVNVWGIGRCWRNPREVF, translated from the exons ATGGAGTACTGCCCTACTTGGCTCTTTTGGctcggcctcctcctcccggcacttctatttttccttcttatcCGGAAGCGCACCAAGCTTCCCCCTCAGCCCCCCGCATGGCCCGTGATCGGCAATATCCTCGACCTCGGGACCACGCCGCACCAGAACCTCCACAACTTCCGAGCCAAGCACGGGCCTGTGACGTGGTTGAAGCTCGGTTCCGTGAACACCATGGTGATCCAATCAGCTCAGGCCGCCACAGAGTTCTTCAAGGGCCATGACTTCGCGTTCGCAGACCGCAAGTGTCCCCATGCATTGACAGCTCTCAATTATGACCAAGGCTCGCTCGCTGTGGGTCGTTACGGTGGCTACTGGCGCGTTCTCAGGCGTCTCTGCTCTGTTGAGTTCCTCGTGACGAAGCGCGTCAACGAGACGGTCCATCTCAGGCAGAAGTGCGTCGACAACGTGATCGTGTATTTAGAGGAAGAAATGGCGGTTAAACAAGTAACAACAG AACAAGGAATCGACTTATCCCACTTCCTCTTTCTCATGGCATTTAATGTGGTGGGTAATTTGGTGCTCTCACGGGATCTTTTGGACCCAAAATCGAAGGACGGGCCTGAGTTCTTTGATGCCATGAACCGGTTCATGGAATGGGCTGGCAAGCCCAACGTAGCCGACTTCCTGCTGTGGTTGAAATGGTTGGACCCACAGGGGATCAAGGCAAGCATGGCGAAGGACATGGGTCGAGCCATGAAGATTGCTGAAGGTTTTGTAAAAGAGAGGTTGGAGGAGCGAAAGCAAAGGGGAGAGATGAGAACGACAAATGACTTCTTGGATGCGGTATTGGATTATGAGGGCAATGGAAAAGAAGGCCCTCGCAAAATCTCTTCCCAGAACATCATCATAATAATTCTG GAAATGTTTTTCGCTGGATCAGAGACTACAAGCAGCACCATCGAGTGGGCAATGGCGGAGCTACTCCACCAACCCGTGTCAATGAAAAAGGCCAAAGATGAGATTAACCAGATTGTGGGGTTGAACAGAAAACTCGAAGAAAGTGACACGGAAAAAATGCCGTTTTTGCAAGCTGTGGTGAAGGAAACCCTGAGATTGCATCCACCATTACCTTTGCTTATCCCACGAAATGCTATAAAAGAAACCAATTTCATGGGATTTGATATACCCAAAGATACCCAGGTTTTCGTGAATGTATGGGGCATTGgaagatgttggagaaatcctcgtgaagtgttttga